In Pseudomonas sp. p1(2021b), the genomic window CCGCATTGTGCAGAAGGCGTCGTATCTCAGAGCAGCCCCGCTTGGTGAGCCGCCGACGGCCGGTTTTTTGCCCGGAGTCAGAGATTTGCAAGTCCATGCCCAAGAAAGCGATGAATGAATCACCATTCTTGAAGTCCCCCCGGATAAACGCTGTCACCAACCCCACAGCGGTCAAAAATCCGATGCCTTCTATCTTTTGGCAGCGGGCGACCTGCTCGCTTAATCCGGCTTCGCGCACCAACTCCTTGAGCTTTTTCTGAAGCAGTACATCGAGTTTCTCCATGTTCTTGGCAAAGGATTTGAACACGGTCTCAAGGCTTCTTTCATTGGACCAGCTTTGCATCAAGGCGGTGCGTGCCGAGACCAGCGAGGCGCGGCGACGCAGAAGGCTCTGGAGCTTGCCGTAGACGGCTGGAGGTGGGCTCCAGGGACGTAGTCCACTGCCTTCGCGGGAAAGATAGCGAGAGAGTAGATAAGCGTCAGAGGCGTCCGTCTTCACCCGACCACCGACGCTCTTTCGATAGTTACTGAGCTGGAAGCCATCGACCACGTAGACTGCAAAGCCTTTTTCATAAGCCATCTCCACCAGGTCGAGATGGTAGGTATTCGTTGCTTCGACGCAGATAGCGGTATTGGCGGGTTGTTGTCCCAGCCATTTTTTGATTTCGGGTTTGGTATTTTTCAGCGAGGACTGTTCATCACGGTCTTCGAAATGGACAACCAATTCGACTTTGGCCACATCCACACCAATGATGAATTGGCTTACCTGCATTGCCATTGGCCACACTCCCACGTATGGTTTTTCTGCTTGGAGGGGTTTTCACCAAGAGGCGCTGGCTTGCTTCTATCGTCGCTTGCAAACGATGCATTCTTTATCGGCGCTTTGGTGAAGGGGTGGGGCGATGTCTCCCACGGTCTGTACTGCGGCTAACAGTCAGAATCGGCTTTTTCGTCCCACCACCCCTTCAAGTATCACCATACAAGCGGCCTTGTGCCGCGAAAGGGCTGCACAGCAGCCCCTCATATGAGTTGCGGCTCACCTGGCGCCTTGAGCGAAAACCGGCATACCGCCCCACCACGCAACATGCACTCCTGGTGCACCGCCTCCCCCCCGCCCAACGCTCCGATCAACGCCAGGTCCAGCTCGCAGACCACCGGGTGGGCCTTGGCCAGGTGATGGAACACGCAGTTGTGGGCCACGATCTCAGGCTCGCCGGACGACCGAAAGAATACCTGCGCCTCGTAGCCGGCATTGTTCATGTGCTCGACGATGCGCGCCTCGTCGACCACCTTCTGCTCCATGTCCTCGGCCAACTTGCGCCCAAGGTTGCGCATCAGCGCCAACAGCGCGTCCTGGCCGATCAGCCCGGCGACTTGGTCGATCAGCAGGTTCGCCAATAGCGGATACTGCCGTGGAAACAGCTCCCGGGCGCGGTCGGTGAGCTGGTGCAGCTGCTCCGGGCGCCGCCCGGTAGGCCGGGTGGCGCCGCGTTGGACCAGGCCGTCACGCTCCAGCGCCGCCAGGTGCTGGCGCACCGCGGTGCGGGTGACCGCCAGGGCCTGCGACAGCTCGTCGATGCTCATGCCTCCAGGCTGGTAGAGCAACGCGTTGAGCAGGTCCTGCTGAGTACGGCCCAAGCCTTCGAGCATCGGGTTGCCTCCTTGTTCAGAACTTGTCCGGGAACTGCTTGACCAGCGCGCCGGCCAAGGCATCGGCCAAGGCCTGCATATGCTGGCGCATCATCTGCCAGGTCTGCGCCTCGCCGGCATAGTCACCGGCGGCGAACTGGTCGATCTGCGACAGGTGATGCCCGCCGTGGGCGGTGAGCATCGACAGCAGGGTCTGCTCCGGCAGGTAGGGGTTGGCCTTGGCCAGGAAGGCAGACAACGCCTTGGCATTGCTCGACAGCTCGTTGACGGCCGTTTGCTTGCCGGCCTTGTCCTTGGCCACGGTCGCGTCGCTGTAGTGTTTCACGGCGCCCCAGTGCCCGGCCAGCAGCTTGAGCAACTGGTCGGCGGCGGGCTGGCCGTACAGCGGGGCGATGCTGTTGGCGATGGTGGTGGCATTGCCCACCACCTGCTTGGCGGCGACCTCGGCTTGCTTGTGGTTACCCGCCTGGTTGGCCATGGCGTAGTTCCTGACCCAGAACACATGCTCGACCCAGAGGTCGCGCAGGGCCAGGCGCGTGGTCAGCGCCGCGGAGTCGGTGGTGGGAGAAGCAGCGGGGGCAGAAGTTTGGCTCCAGGCTGGCTGGGCGCACAGGGCCAGTAGCAGCAAGGCGGCGATCTTGAGATTCATGGCAGCACCCTCGGGTGGGATTGGACTGACAAGAATAATTTAAGCATCAAAATATGTTTTTATTAGTGGCTGCCTGAGATTCCGATCAATGGTCTTACCGACCTGCGCGCTTTCCCCT contains:
- a CDS encoding IS110 family transposase, which produces MAMQVSQFIIGVDVAKVELVVHFEDRDEQSSLKNTKPEIKKWLGQQPANTAICVEATNTYHLDLVEMAYEKGFAVYVVDGFQLSNYRKSVGGRVKTDASDAYLLSRYLSREGSGLRPWSPPPAVYGKLQSLLRRRASLVSARTALMQSWSNERSLETVFKSFAKNMEKLDVLLQKKLKELVREAGLSEQVARCQKIEGIGFLTAVGLVTAFIRGDFKNGDSFIAFLGMDLQISDSGQKTGRRRLTKRGCSEIRRLLHNAAMSASRSVAWKEVYAHHRSKGKATTEALVILARKLARVAFALLKSQGEYVTRTAKNACPQP
- a CDS encoding helix-turn-helix transcriptional regulator, whose translation is MLEGLGRTQQDLLNALLYQPGGMSIDELSQALAVTRTAVRQHLAALERDGLVQRGATRPTGRRPEQLHQLTDRARELFPRQYPLLANLLIDQVAGLIGQDALLALMRNLGRKLAEDMEQKVVDEARIVEHMNNAGYEAQVFFRSSGEPEIVAHNCVFHHLAKAHPVVCELDLALIGALGGGEAVHQECMLRGGAVCRFSLKAPGEPQLI